The following DNA comes from Pristis pectinata isolate sPriPec2 chromosome 33, sPriPec2.1.pri, whole genome shotgun sequence.
AGGTGAGATGAGTATGGATTGTCAatggtttttaattttttttctcttacccTTTTTCGGAAAGCCATGCATGGCTGAATTGACAGAACCAGCAGTAACTTGGTCCCTAGACTTTGTCACCCTTTGACTAATTTAGCAACTGAAGCAATCTAATTTTATTTCTGGCTACCCCTCAATGTGGATTTTCTCTTTTCCTGCCTTTTAGTGTCATGACTGAAGCTTGAAAATGGGTTTGAATTTATGCCCTGATCATTGCTTTAAATGAACTCAAATGTAAGCCATTTGTATAATTGCATACAGAAAATGTATATGTAAACTAACTGCTCCTTTTCTCCTTTTTAAGGAATCGTGTGAAGATTTGAAGCTCTTTCTACACTGCCTTGCCCCAGTCACCATATCAAGCATGCATTTGGAGATCAAAGTGGCTTTAAATTTCATAATCTCCTATCTGTACAACAAATTACCACGGCGACGTGCAGACCTGTTTGGGGAGGAGCTGGAGCGGTTGCTGAAACAGAAATATGAGGGCCACTGGTACCTAGAAAAGCCCCTGAAAGGATCTGGGTACAGGTGTGTCCATATTGGAGAAACTGTGGACCCCATCATTGAGCAGGCTGCAAGGAGGAGTGGGTTGGATATAGAAGATATTCGAGCCAATGTTCCGCAAGAATTGAGCCTTTGGATTGATCCATTTGAGGTGTCCTATCAGATTGGTGAGAAAGGGGCTGTGAAGGTCCTCTACATGGACGACAATGAGAGTGCAGAATTGGACAAGGAGATAAAGAGCAGCTTTAacccagaggcccaggttttcaCACCCATCACTGACCAGGGCAATTCTTTGTCTAATTCCCCATCTCCATCCTTTGGGAATTCTGTGAGCCCCACCTTCATCCCAAGGTCGACTCAGCCAATCACATTCACCACTGCAGCCTTTGCTGCCACCAAATTTGGGTCCACCAAGATGAAAACTGGAGGCCGCAGAATGGCTCGCTCTCCAACCAATGGCTTGATTAAGCAGAAGGGGTTGTCCACATCAATGCACTCGCTGGTCCTCAGTAGCAACCAGATTCCACCATCCTCCCTTTCTCCCAATGCCAAGGAGTTTGTCTACCCCGGTTCACTGAGCTTGTACTTCGGGAATGAAAATCAGTCATCATCTGGCCCTGCACAGTTTCCTAATGCCTTTGAGGTGCCACCAATCTACAATAACAACAACCTGGGTGAGAAAGCCCCATTTGTGGAAGGACTTGACTTCAACTTGAATACCATGCAGTATCCTAACCAGCCATTTCAGCCAGTTGTCTTGGCAAACTAAAATATTTAGTGAAGAACCCTTTCTATACATAGAACTCAAAGAAGGCCAACACTAATATATCGTGTTGAagagcactttgggaacagtttaaAGTTAAGCCTCCAATCCCACTTTAATCATCTCCCaagttttcaaaattttatttgaaattgttcGAGTCGCATACTGCAATCCATTGGTAGGTTGTAGGTTTTTTCCAGAGTTGttgaaacttgttttttttgttgagaATTCTATATTCCTCCCTTGGGGAAACGTGGCACCAAAAGTCCATCTTAAAAGTGGAATACTGAAATATTAGAATACTCTAAATTTGAGTAAAATAAAGGTCACAATATATAACTGGTAGTGTTATCAGTTTTTCACAGCAGTTAGATTTGGGGCATTACCTCACACCTGTGCCAGTATCTATCTGTGTTTAATTTTGCACTGTAGTTGGTAAGTAGGAGCTGGATCAGGGTTGCTAGGAGAATGCAtttcccacttttttttaattgttgctaTAGTACTGTGGGATGAGAAGCCATTACTGATGAATAAGTTTGGCAGGTTCATAGTGAAGCAGAATTCTGCCAAAAAGCATTTTGAAGCAGTGGGAGTGTCTGTCTTATCCAGTCCAAGCTGGTTGTGGAGTTATGGCATTCGTTCTGTTCGCTCTTACTCCTTTCCTTAAAACTCAGCAAGTCTTGTCAACGAGAACACCTCACTCTGCGCTGCAACAGAATCTGCCATCATGGTTAAAGGGCTTTGAAGGTCTTCGTCCATGTTGATCTCCTAATTCAAATTACTACTGTATTGTGGCaactagcaaaaaaaaacaatcctgtGAAGCTGTGCGTCATGCTCTAAGGACTAATAACATTTGGTTGTACTAAATAACAAGCTCTACATCGAAGATCTACAGTACCTGTGTCTTACAGAGAGCCTCCTATCTCAGAATGCTGTGGAGTTAGTGAATGATTGCAGCAGCAATTGTGGCGGAATTGGATGTGACAGCTGGGCATTTTCATCCCAGTGTAAGATCTTTCCATAATTGAATTTGAACCCTGGATGTCTGGGTTATGTCCATTATTTTTCAGTTGGGTTCTTTCGAGCCAAGCTATTTTCTCCTCTTTCTACAATGCAAAGAGATGATGCTGCAGTAGGCCTACTAAAAGTGGCATCAAGGTTTTAATCGTGGAAGGGACGCATTACACTTGGGATAGCATGTCTTCTGTAATGGGTGCTGCAAGATATTCACCTCTGATGCTAGATGTAGCTAAAATAATAAATGACTAGCTCAAAAATGTCGGGGGTATTTGAGTAACCATGGAACCC
Coding sequences within:
- the LOC127585565 gene encoding protein Tob2-like, with amino-acid sequence MHLEIKVALNFIISYLYNKLPRRRADLFGEELERLLKQKYEGHWYLEKPLKGSGYRCVHIGETVDPIIEQAARRSGLDIEDIRANVPQELSLWIDPFEVSYQIGEKGAVKVLYMDDNESAELDKEIKSSFNPEAQVFTPITDQGNSLSNSPSPSFGNSVSPTFIPRSTQPITFTTAAFAATKFGSTKMKTGGRRMARSPTNGLIKQKGLSTSMHSLVLSSNQIPPSSLSPNAKEFVYPGSLSLYFGNENQSSSGPAQFPNAFEVPPIYNNNNLGEKAPFVEGLDFNLNTMQYPNQPFQPVVLAN